One Fusarium musae strain F31 chromosome 6, whole genome shotgun sequence DNA segment encodes these proteins:
- a CDS encoding hypothetical protein (EggNog:ENOG41~antiSMASH:Cluster_6.3) — MRAGSFIGRLFVHPGFRTYPNVNTHTRFTIASLGRRFASQSSHGPRFTQWPKGAPKRIALRASGGAAALGTAAFVELSQQENGNDQETGEKRMLEVSRAEVKKGVSADSHGLSRLGERIKYLIDLLIIEPVCTGFRFLQLVVIFVPVIITIPIIYFGKRQPSRDNERSGTLWWYGFLVNEMEMAGPAFIKLGQWAASRTDIFPTEMCEIMSKLHSNAPAHSLHATRVTVEAAFGGRPFDDIFDEFQEKPLGVGAIAQVYKAKLKPGLAKPDEADLHDSYPLAQNMKRNVDTVLKSSPQRVPSSYVAVKVLHPYVERTVRRDLRIMGFFASLLNLIPTIEWLSLPDEVAQFGEMMKLQLDLRIEAANLATFRKNFKDRSTAWFPYPYTEYTTRNVLIEEYAQGIPLADFMENGGGVFQHDIADEGLDAFLRMLLLDNFVHADLHPGNIMVRFYQSAHPELRLRKTMTKAHPDEKEDVTEQVLERLRPYRHRKDPKAWEAELAKIDAEGFRPQLIFIDTGLVTELNAVNRENFLDLFRAVAEFDGYKAGHLMCERCRQPDAVLDKEVFALKMQHLVLGVKSRTLALGNVKIGDILQEVLSMVRNHHVRLEGDFVNVVISILLLEGIGRSLNPDVDLLSSSLPILRQLSAQSGPGMAKHGDFSMLVVWLGLEARRFMQASIEDVERCVKYDQLSPNV, encoded by the exons ATGAGAGCTGGCTCCTTCATAGGCCGGCTTTTCGTCCACCCGGGCTTCCGAACGTACCCCAACGTCAACACCCACACCAGGTTCACCATTGCCAGTCTTGGTCGTCGTTTCGCGTCTCAGAGCTCCCACGGCCCTCGATTCACACAATGGCCCAAAGGCGCGCCGAAAAGAATAGCACTGCGTGCTTCCGGTGGTGCTGCAGCACTAGGAACAGCTGCTTTTGTTGAGCTGTCGCAACAAGAAAACGGCAACGATCAAGAGACCGGCGAGAAGCGCATGCTCGAGGTATCACGGGCTGAGGTCAAAAAGGGCGTATCAGCCGATTCACATGGTCTTTCGAGGCTCGGAGAGCGCATCAAGTACTTGATCGACCTCTTGATCATCGAGCCCGTATGCACTGGGTTCCGTTTCCTCCAGCTTGTTGTAATTTTTGTGCCGGTGATAATCACCATTCCTATCATATACTTTGGAAAACGACAACCTAGTAGAGACAACGAACGATCAGGTACGCTCTGGTGGTATGGCTTCTTGGTCAACGAGATGGAAATGGCTGGCCCAGCCTTCATCAAACTCGGACAATGGGCTGCCTCGCGAACCGATATCTTCCCTACCGAAATGTGCGAGATCATGTCTAAGCTTCACTCGAATGCGCCGGCTCACTCACTCCATGCAACGCGCGTCACGGTGGAAGCTGCTTTTGGTGGCCGCCCCTTTGACGACATCTTTGACGAATTCCAGGAGAAGCCTTTAGGTGTTGGCGCTATCGCCCAGGTctacaaggccaagctgaagCCAGGCTTGGCTAAGCCAGACGAAGCTGATCTTCATGACTCATATCCTCTGGCGCAAAATATGAAGCGCAATGTTGATACAGTGCTTAAGAGCTCACCGCAGAGAGTACCGTCGTCCTACGTTGCAGTCAAAGTGCTGCACCCATACGTCGAGAGGACGGTTCGACGAGACCTTCGCATCATGGGCTTCTTCGCTTCCCTGCTCAACTTGATTCCTACGATTGAGTGGCTGTCACTGCCCGACGAGGTTGCTCAATTtggggagatgatgaagctccAGCTTGACCTTCGCATAGAGGCCGCAAATCTGGCCACTTTCCGGAAGAACTTCAAAGATCGATCTACAGCCTGGTTCCCATACCCGTATACTGAATACACAACGCGAAATGTCCTTATTGAAGAATACGCCCAGGGTATCCCATTGGCAGACTTTATGGAGAATGGCGGCGGGGTCTTCCAACATGATATTGCCGACGAAGGCCTTGACGCTTTCCTCCGTATGTTACTCCTTGATAATTTTGTCCACGCTGATTTGCATCCTGGCAACATCATGGTGCGATTCTACCAATCAGCTCACCCCGAGCTGCGTCTAAGAAAGACAATGACAAAGGCGCATcctgatgagaaggaagatgtgACCGAACAAGTGCTTGAACGACTTCGACCATATCGACACCGCAAGGATCCCAAGGCTTGGGAGGCggagctggccaagatcgaTGCTGAAGGTTTCCGGCCTCAGCTCATTTTTATCGACACTGGACTCGTGACTGAACTCAACGCTGTGAACCGCGAGAACTTCCTCGACCTTTTCCGCGCCGTTGCTGAGTTTGATGGTTACAAGGCCGGCCATCTCATGTGCGAACGCTGTCGCCAACCAGATGCTGTACTCGATAAAGAAGTATTTGCTCTAAAGATGCAGCATCTAGTTCTCGGTGTCAAGAGCCGCACCCTGGCTCTCGGTAACGTCAAAATCGGCGATATCCTGCAAGAGGTGCTTAGCATGGTTCGAAACCACCATGTTCGTCTCGAGGGCGATTTCGTCAACGTCGTAATTAGtattctgcttcttgagggtATTGGTCGCAGTCTGAACCCCGATGTCGATCTACTCAGCAGCTCCTTGCCAATCCTGCGTCAGCTCAGCGCCCAGAGCGGCCCAGGTATGGCAAAGCATGGCGACTTTTCCATGCTAGTGGTATGGCTGGGATTGGAAGCAAGACGGTTTATGCAAGCCAGCATCGAAGAC GTCGAACGATGTGTCAAGTATGACCAACTTTCCCCCAATgtgtaa
- a CDS encoding hypothetical protein (antiSMASH:Cluster_6.3): MPHTRDADSASSLGGQSKRPPLNHQESDSQSESSGVNQQHQHQQQHRRPHRHHQRQHTVGHLHHARGPASKTAPKQPKLSRRHTDTPDQIEQQQQQQQQHRISSGPNSHRRALSDAKLSSRESSSGNLTKSASQSRLTKNSSHTKFDKSSSQTKLVKSPSHTRIVKSPSHSKLKRNRSHTEVGKRTRSAELKRASSTTIVYQPQISHGKSQVHFDLGNEEDEWVDASGSNSPYLSRKGSLNSSNHSVHHPDDRTGGSRPATPNDSAAPKPAEQPQHEPGQRNSTSPELETIHHKEYLTSRILQRTPSHGAPPQMSADLAHISPRHFAPASADAIGSGTLAGSNQDELTSRFVEAVGSGLTSEGSFYRPPRGDFRRYDDAPKKPRSVTSLQGDREERREPPTSAPKDDIDDSALAPKAARRAAPPAAQTSRTQQKLNLQRASSVIEPGQAVGGVGGVVGHSPLIGVGGPGYDGGNSRDPRVGKLLERTGMEYLVVRRHLNPISRSLERLNHLPGMDKSLRIPRPGTASTNGKRSTDLTMRQHTRNVSMPDSRRPMTPKRPASVRTTNGASSSYDGNDDDGRLTDRLSGSSLVGGEEEDGTAAILRNLWDKSMELSASTD, translated from the coding sequence ATGCCTCACACCCGAGATGCGGACAGCGCATCGTCGTTGGGCGGCCAATCAAAACGACCTCCGCTCAACCATCAGGAGAGTGATTCGCAGAGCGAGAGCAGCGGTGTtaaccaacaacaccaacaccagcagcagcatcggAGAccccatcgtcatcaccagCGACAGCACACTGTTGGTCACCTCCACCACGCCCGCGGCCCAGCATCAAAAACTGCCCCGAAGCAGCCTAAGCTCAGCCGTCGCCATACCGATACCCCCGATCAGatcgagcagcagcagcagcagcagcagcaacaccgAATCTCCTCCGGTCCCAATTCTCATCGACGAGCTCTCAGCGACGCAAAACTCTCTTCTCGCGAGTCTTCGTCTGGCAACCTTACCAAGAGCGCATCTCAATCCAGGCTGACCAAGAACTCTTCCCACACAAAGTTCGACAAGAGTTCTTCCCAGACAAAACTGGTCAAAAGTCCCTCGCACACGAGAATCGTCAAGAGTCCTTCCCACTCAAAACTTAAGCGCAATCGCTCGCATACAGAAGTCGGGAAGCGCACTCGGTCTGCAGAACTGAAGCGCGCTTCAAGTACTACAATTGTTTATCAGCCTCAAATCTCTCACGGCAAGTCGCAGGTCCATTTCGATTTGGGTAACGAGGAGGACGAATGGGTCGACGCGAGTGGCTCTAATTCCCCCTACCTCTCCCGCAAGGGTTCTCTCAACAGTAGTAACCACTCCGTGCACCACCCCGACGACCGCACTGGCGGATCAAGACCGGCTACACCTAACGATTCCGCCGCTCCAAAGCCGGCCGAGCAACCGCAACACGAGCCGGGGCAGCGGAACTCAACGAGCCCCGAGTTGGAGACGATACATCACAAGGAGTATCTCACTTCCCGCATATTGCAGCGCACTCCGTCCCACGGAGCTCCGCCCCAGATGAGCGCAGATCTGGCGCACATCTCTCCTCGCCATTTTGCGCCAGCCTCTGCTGATGCCATAGGGTCAGGAACTCTTGCGGGAAGTAATCAGGATGAATTGACATCCCGGTTTGTCGAGGCTGTTGGCTCTGGATTGACTAGTGAGGGATCCTTCTACCGGCCACCTCGGGGAGACTTTCGCAGATACGATGACGCGCCTAAAAAACCTCGTTCTGTGACCAGCCTGCAAGGCGACCGTGAGGAGCGCCGAGAACCCCCAACAAGCGCACCAAAAGACGACATTGATGATAGCGCACTAGCGCCCAAGGCGGCCCGACGGGCTGCGCCGCCTGCCGCTCAAACATCGCGAACACAGCAGAAGCTTAACCTGCAGCGAGCCAGTTCCGTGATTGAGCCTGGGCAAGCAGTTGGTGGTGTCGGAGGTGTAGTCGGTCATTCTCCACTCATCGGTGTCGGTGGTCCCGGATATGACGGAGGTAACAGTCGAGATCCACGTGTAGGCAAGCTCTTGGAGCGTACAGGCATGGAGTATCTCGTTGTTCGAAGGCATCTCAACCCCATTTCTCGTTCACTCGAACGTCTCAACCATCTCCCCGGTATGGACAAATCATTGCGCATCCCACGACCTGGCACCGCTTCGACAAACGGCAAGCGTTCCACAGACCTCACCATGCGCCAGCACACCCGCAACGTCAGCATGCCCGATTCTCGACGACCGATGACGCCGAAACGCCCTGCCTCGGTACGGACAACCAACGGTGCCTCGTCGAGCTACGACGGcaacgacgacgatggcAGGCTTACTGACCGACTGAGCGGATCAAGTCTGGTTGGcggtgaagaggaagatggtaCCGCAGCCATACTGAGGAACTTGTGGGACAAGTCTATGGAATTGAGTGCCAGTACGGATTAG
- a CDS encoding hypothetical protein (EggNog:ENOG41~antiSMASH:Cluster_6.3) has protein sequence MSSIAEIEQEKKTYQEQFDIVLGQLRDDPDNVELKALKDELNSFIDLLNEQIAELKPAQAPKPAAKEPSPPPQPEKWSRENHPAFKKAAPVEEEKQAPVNYQVNDTILAKWVSGDKAFYPARITSITGSSTDPIYTVKFKTYDNTETLRSRDIRPVSNKRKAEGTPTTSAPATPPAPGLVSSAGATVYPEAKKAAEQDGEVKPPKPKKIKAKKELEKNKNKWQEFSAKSKFGKNQKKDSMFRTPDGVHGRVGFTGSGQAMRKDPTRSRHVYQMNDELD, from the exons ATGTCGTCTATCGCTGAAATCgaacaagagaagaagacataCCAAGAACAA TTCGATATCGTTCTTGGTCAGCTACGCGATGACCCCGATAACGTCGAGCTCAAAGCTTTAAAGGACGAGTTGAACAGCTTCATcgatcttctcaatgaaCAAATTGCTGAGCTCAAGCCTGCCCAGGCGCCCAAACCCGCCGCCAAAGAACCATCACCGCCACCTCAACCCGAGAAATGGTCTCGCGAGAACCATCCAGCCTTTAAGAAAGCGGCTCCagtggaggaagagaagcaggCTCCTGTAAACTACCAGGTCAACGACACAATTCTAGCCAAGTGGGTTTCTGGTGACAAGGCTTTCTACCCAGCGCGCATCACATCTATCACTGGATCCTCAACAGACCCTATCTACACCGTCAAGTTCAAGACCTACGATAACACTGAGACCTTGCGGTCTCGCGATATTCGACCTGTTTCAAATAAGCGAAAGGCGGAAGGCACGCCAACAACTTCCGCACCAGCCACACCTCCGGCCCCTGGGCTGGTTTCATCAGCGGGCGCGACAGTATATCCGGAAGCGAAGAAGGCAGCCGAGCAAGATGGTGAAGTGAAgcctcccaagcccaagaagataaaggccaagaaggagctCGAGAAAAACAAGAATAAGTGGCAAGAATTCAGCGCAAAGTCCAAGTTTGGAAAGAATCAAAAGAAGGACAGCATGTTCCGTACTCCAGACGGCGTCCATGGTAGAG TTGGCTTCACAGGCTCTGGCCAGGCCATGCGAAAAGACCCCACTCGAAGCCGTCATGTCTATCAAATGAACGATGAGCTAGACTAA